The DNA window TTTTCTTACACTCACAATTCTTAAGAATTGAAAATTTCAGGAATTTTTTAGTAGAACGAACTTCCATTAATTCATAGAGCTACTTAATTTTGCAGTGGTTTTCTGAAGGAATCAACTTCTCATACTAGAGGGATTTGTCGTGCTAGTATGTCAAGAAGCCAGAGCATTTAACTTCGAATGTGACATATTGTTAGACACTGGATAGTTTTCTTTCATATAAATATAGGTTAGTTTGCCTCAGTAGCATCGGGAATGACACAATCTTTGTCAAACAATTGAACTGCGTAGGACTCGCCTGAAGTTATTTTTGGTGACTTGCCTCCCGTGACCAACTCTTGTGCATATTTGATGAGGGTACTTTGGAAAATAAAGAGGTTTTGTGGGAAGACAAGTGGGTTTGTTTGCCAATGTGGTGTTTCCATGGGATGAATGGGTGAGTTGGCTGTTTGCACTTAGTAGACAGTTGTACGCTATATGCATTTCTTGTGATAGTTAAAGTTCCACTGAACCAGATACCCAAAATTATGGTTGGTCCATTATGTGCTTTGAAACCATATTAACAGTATTCGGCTTTTGAAACCATATTAACAGTATTCGGCTTTTAATTTCTGAATGTGCAATGAGTTTCCTTGACTTATACAATAAATTCCAGCATTTATCCTCCTCTAGGAAATTCTGAAATGTACATGATCTATTGCGATTTAAATTTGGAATAGCATTTCCAACTAACCTGGACTCTATTCTGATGTATATTTAGGATTTTAACCAACAAAGCATTAGAAGCCAATGATGGAAAGCCATTGCCACTGTATCAGAAAGCTTTGTGTGGATTGACTGCCGGAGCAATTGGAGCAACTATTGGCAGTCCTGCAGATTTAGCCCTCATACGTATGCAGGCTGACGCAACATTAGCTGTTGCACAGCGGCGAAACTACACAAATGCATTCCACGCCCTTTATCGTATTACTGCTGATGAAGGAGTGTTAGCTCTCTGGAAAGGCGCTGGACCTACTGTGGTAAGGGCTATGGCACTTAACATGGGTATGCTTGCTTCTTATGATCAAAGTGTGGAGTTCTTCAAGGACTCCCTTGGTTTGGGTGAGGCTGCAACCGTGTTAGGTGAGATACTTTCTTGAATCATTACCTGCTTGCAGTAGTTTTATCTTCACTCCCTGGCTTTGCTTTATATTTCATTGTAAAATCTTGTCTATTTTTTCTTCGTGGGTTAAAATTTGAAACTTTCCCACTCTTTTCAGGGGCAAGTACTGTATCAGGATTCTTTGCCGCAGCCTGTAGTCTCCCCTTTGATTATGTTAAAACCCAAATACAGAAAATGCAGCCAGATGCGGCCGGGAAATATCCATACTCTGGTTCTTTAGATTGTGCCCTGAAAACGCTAAAGTCAGGAGGACCCTTAAAATTCTACACTGGATTTCCAGTCTACTGTGTTAGAATTGCCCCACATGTCATGGTACACTCCTGCATATCCTTCCCTGTCCGCATGTGCGTGTGTGTGCGCGTGTTTTTTTCTCCAATATGTTTTGATTTTTGATTATCTCTTCACGCAGATGACATGGATATTCCTGAACCAAATCCAGAAATTCCAAAAATCTGCAGGATTGTAATTCAAAGACGATATCAGAGTGATGTTTTGATCAAAATAATGTCTTGACATGTATTAGTTTATGGTTTTGATCACCGAACTCACGCCCCAAAGATACGTGGCCAAATATTTACAGCGATGTTTTAGATTTTGTACGGAGTTTAACTGAATCATTTTGGGCTAGGAATTGGAGTCATTCAAATTTCTGTCAAGTTATTTAGGAACACTTAATTTTGAAATTCTGGAAAATTTTGTTTCAGCAAAATAATCAGTGTACTCTGGATTTGTTGCTTTTTTTATTGGCCGTACTGTTGGAGGTTGATAATTATGAATCCGAAAGGATATATGGCTTCATTATTTACTAAGGAATAGTgaattttgataattttaaatatgaggataaatatagtattttatatttaaataaaaaaaagtgatataaaaaattatgacgataattatttatttctctCACACAAATATTAACCATAATGTATTCAAATTTAGCCAGAGGTTTGATTTAATAAGATTAGattgatctgtctcataaatattttaaaaaaactttttcaGATTTATTAGTTTTTATAATAGATATAGATCGAATAGACGTCTCCGGAAAAAATCATGCtcaaatttaattatatgatttattgattaatattataaaaaataattaaaaatattacacGTGAGAGTAAGAGTGCAGCACTTGTGTGCCGAAGTTCTAGAGTGTTCCTTTCCATCCCAAAGTGAGATCGACGGCTGAGATTGATTGGAAATTTCTTAATCTATCCGCTCTACATAAACCCTCTACTTCGTGTTTGCCAACCACCTATCTCATACACTCTCCAGTCCAGCTACTTGCGTAAACCTAACCTCCAATTCTTCATTCATTTTCCGGTGAGCAATTTAATCAGTAAATTATTTTCTGGGTTTTGAAATTTACAGgtgataatgtttttaatcgTGGGTTTTACTATCTTGTGAAGATTGAGACTGTGATAATGATACGTATGTTTTGTTTTTAGATGGATTAGATTCTGCTTTGGTTGATGAAAATTGAGCTAGTCTGGTCTGGTATTCATTAATTTCTTGATTAATGGAGTCTTGTGTCGTGTGACTGGAGCTTTTGAGTAGAGCTGCGATTGTCGATAGATGGAACACTTCGTTTCTGTAATATCAGTTGTTTTAAGGACTTTTAAGCAATCTGCGTTTCATTTTTTCATTGTGAAGTTAAATTCTCGAATAGCATGTGGGAACCTTCTTACCTTGACATTCTCTGCCTTGTCAAAACTTGCTAGTGTTAGCACTGCAATTTTCTTGTGAACAATTAGAATTTGAGGCATAAATTTGGAAATAACATATATTCTACCCTTACCCGTGTCAGGTTTAAGGAGTAAATGGCTTCAACGTTTGCTTCTGTCGGTTCCTTGGCTGTTCCGGGCAACCGGGTGAAGGATGAAAAGCTTACAGGTTCATCTACTAGGTTGTCCTCACTTGCTTCCATATCTTATGGTTCATTTCAGAGGCAGAAGAGCCTTCTACGGAGATCACGTTCTTTTCAAGTGACAGCTGCTGCTAAGGAATTGCATTTCAACAAGGATGGCTCAGCTATAAAGAAATTGCAGGTGAGTTGGTGAAGTTTTTACTTACCTAATTGAAGATGTCTTTACCTGAATGGTTATTGATTGATGGTTCTCTTGTTGTTAGAATGGTGTTAACAAACTTGCAGATCTAGTGGGTGTTACCCTTGGACCTAAAGGAAGGAATGTAGTCCTTGAAAGCAAGTATGGTGCCCCAAAAATTGTTAATGATGGAGTTACAGTGGCCAGAGAGGTACATGAATCATGCACGTTGTTTCTGGCTTCGGTATATCTGATATTATGGGATAGTAAATGAGTGTGCTAATTGGCCATGTTCTTCTTGATTTCTTTGTGGATATCGTATTGGTAATTGATCAAGTGCCCGAGGTTCGATTTTTTCCAATTGATTTCTTTTCGGTTTTGCAAATGACTACAACACCAATAATGAACTTATTAGTGCAATGTTTCTTTTGGAGCCCACATTACTGGCATTGGGATGTATACCAATTGTTTTTTTCCGGGATGTACTGAGTTTAGTTTATGTGAAAACATCGCGTGGATTCTCATGCAGGTTGAGTTAGAGGATCCTTTGGAGAACATTGGTGCTAAATTGGTGAGGCAAGCGGCTTCAAAAACTAATGACTTAGCTGGGGATGGAACAACAACATCTGTTGTTCTTGCTCAGGGTCTGATTGCTGAAGGTGTTAAGGTATGTTTGAGCATTTTATGCTTCTAGGCTTCCTTGACAATTTGAAGTTAGACTTGATAAATTATTTCTGCACTATCCATGATTTCAGGTGGTAGCAGCTGGTGCAAATCCTGTCCTTATCACTAGAGGAATCGAAAAGACCGTCAAGGCCTTGGTGTCTGAACTGAAGTCAATATCAAAAGAGGTATCTATGTTTGTGTTCTGGCAGTTTCAAGCGATGCGTGGGGAAAATTTTCTTTGGTATAATTGCTGACAAGTCGATAGATGGCTTAGTAATGAATGCTATGAACAGTGAAACAAGTGATCGATTACAGGTGGAAGATAGTGAGCTTGCAGATGTTGCTGCTGTGAGTGCTGGAAATAACTATGAAGTAGGAAATATGATAGCTGAAGCACTGAGTAAAGTTGGTAGGAAAGGTGTTGTGACTCTTGAAGAGGGAAAAAGTGCAGAAAATAGTCTTTATGTTGTTGAAGGAATGCAGTTTGATCGTGGTTACATTTCTCCATATTTTGTCACAGGACAGTGAGAAAATGGCTGTTGAATTTGAGAATTGCAAGGTAGGAATATATTTAACTTTTTTGCAGGAAAGCTATTTGATGTACAAGAAGCCACCTAAGCATTTTTTTTGCCTGACAAATGGATTTGCTGTTGTAGTTATTACTGGTAGACAAGAAAATAACCAATGCAAGAGATCTCATAAATGTCCTGGAAGAAGCTATCAGAGGTGGATATCCTGTTGTAATTGTTGCTGAAGATATAGAACAAGAAGCTCTGGGAACTCTGGTTGTGAACAAACTAAGGGGAGCGTTGAAGGTTGCTGCTCTTAAGGCTCCTGGGTTTGGTGAAAGAAAGAGTCAGTATCTTGACGACATTGCAGTTTTGACAGGAGGTAACTTTAATTGATTTTCTTCTTTCCTTACCTGATTTGTAAATGCACATCTTCTGAGCTACATGTGTTCTTTATTAACTAAGTCAAGTCTATTCTTGATTCAGCAACTGTGATCAGGGATGAGGTTGGACTAACCTTAGACAAGGCGGACAAGGAAGTTCTGGGCAATGCTGCCAAGGTGGTATTGACAAAGGACTACACAACGATAATTGGTGATGGGAGCACTCAGGAAGCTGTTAATAAACGCGTAGCTCAGATTAAAAATCTTATCGAGGTTTGTCTATTTGCCTTTCCCGTGCTCTACTTGTGGACTTTGCTGAAGGGTTGTCTGAATGACTTGTGGATGTATTGTGTTTTGAGCAGGTGGCAGATCAAGATTATGAAAAGGAAAAGCTGAATGAAAGAATTGCAAAGCTTTCCGGTGGTGTTGCTGTGATCCAGGTATTTTTTGATAAAGAAAGTTTGTgctaatttatttatgtaagaAGGTTGAATCATACCCTGGCAACATCATCTTCATATTGCTACTTGAACTTTTAGGTTGGAGCACAGACAGAAACTGAACTGAAGGAGAAGAAGCTCAGAGTAGAAGATGCTCTCAATGCTACGAAGGTAAGCAGCACGGATCCAGTTTAATTCCTATTCTTTGAGTTGCTAGTGGGGGTGAGTGTGCTTTtatcattattaatttaattgataTACAGGCAGCTGTTGAGGAAGGAATTGTTGTTGGTGGTGGATGTACATTGTTAAGACTTGCATCAAAAGTAGATGCTTTTAAGGAAACACTTGCAAATGATGAGGAGAAGGTAAAAATTCTATAATTTTACTATTTGAGAACTATCGTGTAGACACGTTGCCAAAATATCTTGGCACGAATGTTGGACTGATGTAGTACGTTTATTCTTAGACACTTGTTGGCTACGAGTCTGACATGTCACGTGTCTGGTctcaaaattaaattaaatgaagAACACGTGATgctgaatttataaaaaattctGTGTTTTTTCTCTTAAGTAAACTTCCTTAGAAACTGAAGGAGTGAAAGTAATATGTGCGCGTGCATACGCACGTATATATCTTACCTCATACCTCCTAAATCACATATATCTTACATTCTTACTCGAAAATCATCTATCTTTCGTATTCACATTAGAtatacacacatacacacacacacacacacacacatcttGTGCTATGATTTCTAAAAAATCTGTTTCTGTTATGCTCTTTTCTGTCTTTCATGTCTGTGTGTCCTATTTTTAGAAATGATGTTGGATGATACTGGATTTCGTAGAAGGGTCCCCATTATAATTATATCCCCGCTAGGATATGCAACATCCTCAAAGTTTTACCTTGTAAGTTATTCTATTTTTTCTGGTTAATGATGAGTTCCTTTAATTTGGCAGGTTGGAGCAGACATTGTCAAGAGAGCTTTGAGTTACCCATTGAAGTTGATAGCAAAGAATGCTGGTGTTAATGGAAGTGTTGTTAGTGAGAAGGTAGATAAAAATTGATTTACTATGGTCCGATCAATGGATTAAAAAAAGGATTGTTTCATTGATTTTCCATTCCCATTTGCACACATGTGGACACACGTGAACAGTCTTGTGTATCACATACCACAGCCAAATTCTGATTTGGATCTTGGCATGTGTTTCAGGTGCTATCCAGTGACAATCCTAAGTATGGGTACAATGCTGCTACTGGACAATATGAAGATTTAATGGCTGCTGGGATAATAGATCCAACTAAAGTAAGATGTTTTACTCGATTGCTTCCACCAATCCAATCTTGTGTTTAGCAGCTACGATCAACTGATTGATCCTTTATGAAAAGACGAAGAGGAATTTAAAATTCTTTGAAGATATAAAAACTTACTCCAGAGTGAGAGGCCTAACCGTGCTTTAAAAAAGTCCAATATGGTGGATGATTTGATCCATTACCGTGTTTTAAAGAAGTCCTATATGGTGAATGATGTGATCCATGTAATGATTGGTCTGTCTTATCAATTCTCATTGAGGCTCGATGAATTTAGCTGTCTTAACTTTATAGTTCGTATCTCTTTCAATGAGCCGTTTTGTGTAGCCTTTTGGAAGGAGTTGTTATGTTGAACCAGAGTTCTTCAAACTTATGTGGATCCTTCCCATGCCTCGGTTGTCCTGAATGCTTATTTTTTGCAACTTGTTGAATTTCGATCATTATTTGATTTAGGTGGTCAGATGTTGCTTAGAACATGCATCATCCGTGGCGAAGACATTTTTGATGTCAGATTGTGTAGTCGTTGAGATCAAGGAGCCTGAGTCAGTTGCTGCTGGGAACCCGATGGACAATTCAGGTATATATTTTTAGTTGTACAACTTCAGCAAACATTCGTTCTTTACCGAAAAACATGCGAGGTCACTAAACTTTGTACCTACCCTGTTCGTTCAGGATACGGCTACTAAGCGAAAGGAGGTTTGAGAAGAGTTGATGGATCTGTTTCCATGATCTTTACAAGTTGCAGCTCCATATAAACTGGAAATTTTTGTAGGCAAACTTGGAATTTAGCCAACTCAGAATTTTGAGTCTCTTTTATATGTAACAGCTAGATAAACTCAGCTGGGATCGGCAAATGGGCACCtgcattttaattatgattttccCTTTAGTTAATCAAAACTGGACCTTGTTATGTTTCTTTTCATCCAAGTAGAATTTTCTTCTCCTGTTATCAAAAGTAGACTTGATATCTCATTTCATCGCTTCATagttaacaattaaaaatactttTTCGTACCTAAATTCCCACCGACCGAAATTGCAGTTTCGATAATTAATGCTTGTCCCGATACTAAGTGATTTTTAGCACCTTAGTTAGTTGTGCCTTGTGGGTATGTGTGGTGTTATTTAGAGGAAGGTTATTCTAGTGCAATTATTCCAATGTTCCCTTTTCTGAAAAACGTCGTGCAGTGCATCTTTTAGAAAAAAGGAAAATCGTTTTTCTCAACTTTATATGTTCACTtctatgtgattttggtttattatcaaaaataaatttt is part of the Primulina eburnea isolate SZY01 chromosome 1, ASM2296580v1, whole genome shotgun sequence genome and encodes:
- the LOC140836764 gene encoding mitochondrial dicarboxylate/tricarboxylate transporter DTC-like; this translates as MGEEKPKSAGVWPTVKPFANGGISGMLATCVIQPIDMIKVRIQLGQGSAGEVTKNMLKNEGIAAFYKGLSAGLLRQATYTTARLGSFKILTNKALEANDGKPLPLYQKALCGLTAGAIGATIGSPADLALIRMQADATLAVAQRRNYTNAFHALYRITADEGVLALWKGAGPTVVRAMALNMGMLASYDQSVEFFKDSLGLGEAATVLGASTVSGFFAAACSLPFDYVKTQIQKMQPDAAGKYPYSGSLDCALKTLKSGGPLKFYTGFPVYCVRIAPHVMMTWIFLNQIQKFQKSAGL
- the LOC140836771 gene encoding LOW QUALITY PROTEIN: ruBisCO large subunit-binding protein subunit beta, chloroplastic-like (The sequence of the model RefSeq protein was modified relative to this genomic sequence to represent the inferred CDS: deleted 1 base in 1 codon), with the protein product MASTFASVGSLAVPGNRVKDEKLTGSSTRLSSLASISYGSFQRQKSLLRRSRSFQVTAAAKELHFNKDGSAIKKLQNGVNKLADLVGVTLGPKGRNVVLESKYGAPKIVNDGVTVAREVELEDPLENIGAKLVRQAASKTNDLAGDGTTTSVVLAQGLIAEGVKVVAAGANPVLITRGIEKTVKALVSELKSISKEVEDSELADVAAVSAGNNYEVGNMIAEALSKVGRKGVVTLEEGKSAENSLYVVEGMQFDRGYISPYFVTDSEKMAVEFENCKLLLVDKKITNARDLINVLEEAIRGGYPVVIVAEDIEQEALGTLVVNKLRGALKVAALKAPGFGERKSQYLDDIAVLTGATVIRDEVGLTLDKADKEVLGNAAKVVLTKDYTTIIGDGSTQEAVNKRVAQIKNLIEVADQDYEKEKLNERIAKLSGGVAVIQVGAQTETELKEKKLRVEDALNATKAAVEEGIVVGGGCTLLRLASKVDAFKETLANDEEKVGADIVKRALSYPLKLIAKNAGVNGSVVSEKVLSSDNPKYGYNAATGQYEDLMAAGIIDPTKVVRCCLEHASSVAKTFLMSDCVVVEIKEPESVAAGNPMDNSGYGY